A single region of the Triticum dicoccoides isolate Atlit2015 ecotype Zavitan chromosome 2B, WEW_v2.0, whole genome shotgun sequence genome encodes:
- the LOC119362804 gene encoding peroxidase 2-like: MAKLALLAVLALLGSVASQASGYGYTYPNPTPIIPPPPPATPPPSPSPPPPATPPPSPTPGPTPGYPSPTPTTPATPPPVSSPTSPTPPPPATLPPSPTPTPGYPTTSPTPTTASPPPSSTPTPPPPATGLKVGYYDDKCPDAEKIVLDAVRNATAGVKAGLIRLFFHDCFVQGCDASVLLNNVSGKPEPEMLGIPNLSLRGFEVIEAAKKKIEEKCPGVVSCADIVAFAGRDASKLLSGYKINFNMPAGRYDGLVSLKDKTLPNLPPPFANLTTLTQMFAKKGLSQTDMVALSGAHSIGRSHCSSFRDRLQPPANDNSTTSMDATYAGKLTQDCPAGNDPTVPQDYKTPDVLDSQYYRDVMDRKVLFTSDATLMTSPETKELVEKYTWWWIGDFLWYRHFEDAMVKMGNIEVKNNTNGQIRKKCGFVNEPYTG; this comes from the exons ATGGCCAAGCTTGCCCTTCTCGCCGTGCTCGCGCTGCTCGGTTCCGTGGCCAGTCAAGCATCCGGCTACGGCTACACCTATCCCAACCCCACTCCCATCATACCACCGCCCCCACCGGCTACTCCTCCGCCGAGCCCTTCCCCACCTCCACCGGCTACTCCTCCGCCCAGCCCTACCCCTGGCCCTACACCGGGCTATCCTAGCCCAACTCCCACCACGCCGGCCACGCCCCCACCGGTTTCTTCTCCGACGAGCCCTACCCCACCTCCACCGGCTACCCTCCCACCGAGCCCTACTCCTACCCCAGGCTATCCCACCACCAGTCCTACTCCCACCACGGCCTCGCCCCCACCGTCTTCTACCCCTACCCCGCCTCCACCTGCCACCGGGCTCAAGGTCGGCTACTACGATGACAAGTGCCCTGACGCGGAGAAGATCGTGCTGGACGCCGTGCGCAACGCCACCGCCGGCGTGAAGGCCGGGCTCATCCGCCTCTTCTTTCACGACTGCTTTGTCCAG GGTTGCGATGCCTCTGTCCTGCTGAACAATGTCTCTGGCAAGCCTGAACCGGAGATGCTCGGTATCCCAAACTTGAGCCTGCGTGGCTTCGAAGTGATagaggcggccaagaagaagatCGAGGAAAAATGTCCGGGtgtcgtctcctgcgccgacatcgTTGCCTTCGCAGGCCGTGACGCCAGCAAGTTACTCAGCGGCTACAAAATAAACTTCAACATGCCGGCCGGCCGCTACGACGGATTGGTGTCCCTCAAAGACAAGACCCTCCCCAACCTGCCCCCACCCTTCGCCAACCTCACTACCCTCACACAAATGTTCGCCAAGAAGGGACTCAGCCAAACCGACATGGTTGCGCTTTCCGGCGCGCACAGCATCGGCCGCTCGCACTGCTCCTCCTTCCGCGACCGTCTCCAGCCACCGGCCAACGACAACTCCACCACGTCGATGGATGCCACTTACGCTGGGAAGCTGACCCAGGACTGCCCCGCCGGGAATGATCCCACGGTGCCGCAGGACTACAAGACCCCCGACGTGCTGGACAGCCAGTACTACAGGGACGTGATGGATCGCAAAGTGCTCTTCACCTCCGACGCGACGCTCATGACGTCACCAGAGACCAAGGAGCTGGTGGAAAAGTACACTTGGTGGTGGATCGGAGATTTCTTGTGGTACAGACATTTCGAGGATGCCATGGTGAAGATGGGCAATATCGAGGTGAAGAACAACACCAACGGCCAGATCAGGAAGAAGTGCGGGTTTGTCAACGAGCCCTACACCGGTTGA